CGAATTGATTGCGCTTCAGCACATCCCGCGGGATTCCCTGTTGGTTGTTGAAGTATTTGTTGGCGTCGAGGGCGTCGTTGCGCAGGAAATCGTAAGCACTGCCATGAAGTGTGTTGGTCCCGGACTTGGTGACCACGCTGATGATGCCGCCAGCGTTGCGTCCGTATTCCGCCGAGTAGTTGCTGGTGAGGATTTTGAACTCCTGGACCGTGTCCGGGCTGGGATTGAAGATCACCTCGTTCCCGAGAATGCCGTTATTCACGCCGCCATCCAGCAGGAAGGTGACGGAATCGGACTTGCCGCCGGCGATGCCGTAAGTCCCCTGCTGTGCGTTGTCCGTCGCGCCGGGGTTCACTTCCGTGACGCCGGGCTGTAGCAGGGCAAGGTCGAGGACGTTGCGGCCGTTCAGGGGCATGTCCTGGACCACGCGTTCCGTGACCGTCTGTCCCAGGGTGGCATTGACGGTATCCACCATGACCGCATTGGCTTCGACGGTGACGGTCTCGGTGCGCGCGCCCAGTTCCATCTTCAGGTCCATGCGCAACGCCTGGTTGATCTCCAGCTTCTGGGCCTCGGTGAGCAGCTTGCGGAAATTGTCGCGCTCGGCGGTGATGCGATAGTTGCCGACCGGAAGATTCAGGACCTGGTAGTAACCGTCCTTGTTGGTGACGGTGTGGCTCTTGACGTCCGTGGCAACGTTGATCGCGGTCACGGTGACGCCCGGCAGGACGGCGCCCTGTGGGTCCGTGATCGTGCCCACAATCCTGCCTGTGGCTTGTTGCGCGAACGCGGGCGCAGCCAGCAGAACGCAGATGGCCAATACGATGCTTGTTTGGAGAACATGGCGGAAACCGCGATGCAAACGGTTCATAGCCTCCCTTTTTCCAGAGGTCTGTCTGAGTCTGTTCTCGATCTGACAGCAGCAACCGAAAAAATTTGCCGGACTATACATCGGGGTGCGAGGCGAAATCAAGGTAGAACGGGCCTCTGCCCCGGTTGCCAGATTGGGAAAGAGCCGCCAGCCCGAGGTGGGCGCGGGGGTGGAAGGGTGTTACTGTTTCCGGCCAGCAGGTGCGAACGTGCCGCTGGTCGTGCCACTGACGGAGGTCGGGCAGGAATCGCTGTCCCTGGCGGGAGGAAAGGGCGCGCAGCTCGGGGCCATGCTGCGCGCGTCGCTTTCCGTCCCCGACGGTTTCTGCGTCACCACCGAGGCCTTTCGGGCGGGGATGAGCGATGAACTGCGCGCGGCGATCGTCCGCGCCTACCGGGCGCTGGGCTCGCCGGCGGTGGCGGTGCGCTCCTCGGCCACTGCGGAAGACCTGCCGGATGCCTCCTTCGCCGGACAGCAGGACACCTACTTGAACGTCCGTGGCGACGACGCCGTGGTGGTGGCAGTGCAGGACTGCTGGAAATCGATGTTCACCGAGCGGGCTGTGGCCTACCGCCGCGACCGCAACATCCCCGACGCCAGCGTCGCCATGGCAGTGGTGGTGCAGCGCATGGTTGCCGCCGAAGCTGCCGGGGTGCTGTTCACCGTTCATCCTGTCAGCGGGGCGATCGATGAACTGGTAATCGAGGCGGCGCTGGGGCTGGGCGACAAGGTGGTCTCGGCGCAGGTAACGCCCGACCGATACCGCCTGAAGCGCCGCTCCCCGCATGAGGTCATTGAGCGTGAAGGCGAAGAAACCGCTGCCCTGCTAACGCCGCTGCTGGGGCAGATCGCCGAGCTGGGCCTGGCCTGCGAGCGTCTGCTGGGACGCGCCGCCGACGTGGAATGGGCGGTCGCGGGCGGGAACATCTTCCTACTCCAGGCGCGGACGGTCACCGCGGCGGGAACGCGCGCGCCGGTGGTGCGCTTCGGCAGCCGTTTCAATGCCGAGTTCGCCAAGACCCACTTGGTCTTCTGGGGCAATTACAACATGCGGGACACCATGCCCTTCCCCCATACGCCCTTTTCCTGGTCCTTCTGGAACTACCTGGTGATGCCGTGTTTCTTGAAGGGGGCCGGATTCATCGAGCATGCGGACGAGTGCGAGATGCTGCCGGCAATCGGCGACCTGGTGGACGGGCGCGCCTACTTCAACATGAACTTCTGGAGCGCGTTGTTCTCCCCAAAGCGGTTTCCAAGGCTGTCCACGCGTTTTGCCGGGATGTTGGATGCGGAGCTGCCGGAAGTACTGGGGCCGATCAACGCTTCCGGCGAACTGGTGCCGATGAAGCTGCCTTTCAGGGTCTGGCATGGGGTGCGGGCGATCTACCGGATCTGGTCGAGGGCTAACCCCAAGCAGGCGTGGAAGGACCTGGAATTCAGCCGGCGCGAGGTGGACGAGTTCAGCCGCACCGACATGCGCCTGATGAGCGAGGAGCAAATCGTCGCGCTCGCCCGGCACTTTGCCACCGAAAACATGGTCCGGACGCTGTTCCCGCTGCTTGCCTCCGGGCCCTCGCTGCCGGCGGCGACCATCCTGTCGTGGTGCCTGGAGAGGTGGGGCCTGGCGCACCTGCTGCCCCGCCTGATCTCGGGACTGGGCCGCAATCCGACGGTGGAAACCGCACTGGCCATCTGGGACCTGGCGCAGAAGGCGGACGGAGAAGTCCGGCGCGTGTTGGCGAGCGAGGACGTCACCCGCATCCCGGAGGTCCTGGAGCAGTCGGAGGCAGGGCAGGAATTCCTGGCGCAGATGGCGGAGTTCCTGAAAGAGCATGGACACCGGGCGGTGCGGGAGTTCGATTTCTCCTGCCCGCGCTGGCGTGACGATCCGACCTTCGTGTACGAGAGCGTTCGCAATTACCTGGCGCACCCCTCGGGACAGGCCACGCCGCGGCAGCACTACGAGAACCAGAAGAAAGAGCACGCCCAAGCGAAGGAGGACCTGCGGCGGGGATTGCACGGGCATCCCCTGCGCCGGCTGCTGGCGGCGAAGCTGGTGCGGGTGATCGAGGAGCGGATGCCGCTGCGCGAGGCGTTCAAGTTCTACACCCTCTACGGGGCGGCGCACGCCCGCGACCTGCTGCTGGAAGTCGCGCGGCGGCTGGCGGAGCGCGGGCTGCTGGAGAAACCGGATGACTACTTCTTCCTCTCCATCCCGGAGATCGAGAAGCTGTCGACCGGCCAGTTGGACCAAG
This region of Terriglobales bacterium genomic DNA includes:
- a CDS encoding PEP/pyruvate-binding domain-containing protein, which produces MPLVVPLTEVGQESLSLAGGKGAQLGAMLRASLSVPDGFCVTTEAFRAGMSDELRAAIVRAYRALGSPAVAVRSSATAEDLPDASFAGQQDTYLNVRGDDAVVVAVQDCWKSMFTERAVAYRRDRNIPDASVAMAVVVQRMVAAEAAGVLFTVHPVSGAIDELVIEAALGLGDKVVSAQVTPDRYRLKRRSPHEVIEREGEETAALLTPLLGQIAELGLACERLLGRAADVEWAVAGGNIFLLQARTVTAAGTRAPVVRFGSRFNAEFAKTHLVFWGNYNMRDTMPFPHTPFSWSFWNYLVMPCFLKGAGFIEHADECEMLPAIGDLVDGRAYFNMNFWSALFSPKRFPRLSTRFAGMLDAELPEVLGPINASGELVPMKLPFRVWHGVRAIYRIWSRANPKQAWKDLEFSRREVDEFSRTDMRLMSEEQIVALARHFATENMVRTLFPLLASGPSLPAATILSWCLERWGLAHLLPRLISGLGRNPTVETALAIWDLAQKADGEVRRVLASEDVTRIPEVLEQSEAGQEFLAQMAEFLKEHGHRAVREFDFSCPRWRDDPTFVYESVRNYLAHPSGQATPRQHYENQKKEHAQAKEDLRRGLHGHPLRRLLAAKLVRVIEERMPLREAFKFYTLYGAAHARDLLLEVARRLAERGLLEKPDDYFFLSIPEIEKLSTGQLDQAWVREQVAVRRRELAANMRIDPPLIVRSDGKAVMRPAPAGQVMKGAGASPGVVRGPARVLFDPTDGARLHTGEILVAKFTDPSWTPLFLTAAGLIMEVGGIVSHGAIVAREYGIPAVVGVKGATRILRQGERVEVNGSTGEVIRIEERRAVAAGA